The proteins below are encoded in one region of Mus caroli chromosome 10, CAROLI_EIJ_v1.1, whole genome shotgun sequence:
- the Kera gene encoding keratocan, which produces MATPNCLILWVLLIADTVWTQSVRQAYEVQDPEDWDVHDDFYCPRECFCPPSFPTALYCENRGLTEIPPIPSRIWYLYLENNLIESIPEKPFENATQLRWINLNKNKITNYGIEKGALSQLKKLLFLFLEDNELEEVPSPLPRSLEQLQLARNKVSRIPQGTFSNLENLTLLDLQHNKLLDNAFQRDTFKGLKNLMQLNMAKNALRNMPPRLPANTMQLFLDNNSIEGIPENYFNVIPKVAFLRLNHNKLSDAGLPSRGFDVSSILDLQLSYNQLTNFPRINANLQHLHLDHNKIKNVNMSVICPSTLRAEQDAFIHGPQLSYLRLDGNEIKPPIPIDLVACFKLLQAFII; this is translated from the exons ATGGCAACCCCAAACTGTTTAATACTCTGGGTGTTACTCATAGCAGATACTGTGTGGACACAGAGTGTGAGACAGGCCTATGAAGTACAGGATCCAGAGGACTGGGATGTCCACGACGACTTCTATTGTCCCCGAGAATGCTTCTGTCCTCCCAGTTTCCCTACTGCCTTATACTGTGAGAACAGAGGTCTCACAGAAATCCCTCCTATTCCTTCAAGGATCTGGTACCTCTACCTGGAAAACAACCTGATTGAATCCATACCAGAGAAGCCGTTTGAGAATGCCACCCAGCTGAGATGGATCAatttaaacaagaacaaaataaccaACTACGGGATTGAGAAGGGGGCCCTGAGCCAGCTAAAGaaacttcttttcctgtttcttgaaGACAATGAGCTAGAGGAGGTACCTTCTCCATTGCCAAGAAGTTTGGAACAATTACAATTAGCTAGAAACAAAGTATCCAGAATCCCTCAGGGGACCTTCAGTAATCTGGAAAACCTGACCCTTCTTGACCTGCAGCATAACAAACTATTAGACAATGCCTTTCAAAGAGATACTTTCAAGGGCCTTAAGAACCTCATGCAGTTAAATATGGCCAAGAATGCCCTGAGGAACATGCCCCCAAGATTGCCAGCGAACACCATGCAACTCTTTCTAGACAACAACTCCATTGAAGGAATACCTGAAAATTATTTCAATGTGATTCCTAAGGTGGCTTTCCTGAGGCTCAACCACAACAAACTATCAGATGCAGGTCTCCCATCAAGGGGTTTTGATGTGTCATCCATTCTGGATCTTCAACTGTCTTACAACCAGCTCACAAACTTTCCCCGAATCAATGCTAACCTGCAGCACCTTCACCTCGAtcacaacaaaattaaaa ATGTGAACATGTCTGTAATATGTCCCAGCACACTGCGTGCAGAACAGGATGCCTTCATTCACGGACCACAGCTGAGCTACCTGCGTCTGGATGGAAATGAGATCAAGCCACCGATCCCGATAGATTTGGTGGCTTGCTTCAAGCTTCTTCAGGCTTTCATAATATAA